The nucleotide sequence aaAAGCAAGACATTAAAACTAGGAAGTGGAATGTTAACTGAGCTAATGAGTGATCCTCTGCTGCCATCTACTAGATATAATggtaatttcatgtcattttcatcTTAAGTCTTTGTTTTACATCtggatttttggattttttttctgggTGCTACTCTGTGTAACACTACtcttgtattgttttgttttgaattatatttattttactgaaaaaataaataaaatcagggggtaaaaataaacagtccaaaaacaaaacaaaacaaaaaacaaaacaaaacatcgcCATCATATATCGGCCATCAGCTGCCCCGATTtctaaatatcggcatcggccagAGAAAAAGCCATGTCGGTCGACCTCTAATCACTTGCTAGTTTAGCTCTTAAACTCTTTCCCCGCCATTGACGAGTATGTACATACATACGTACATACGTACatacgtacatacatacatacatacatacatacatacatacatacatacatacatacatacatacatacatacatacatgtgcttgaatgttttaatttacaagGCTTTAAAGCACATGCTAATTATTGTGAGCATGCAGCAGTGGCTGACTGCAGCAAAGACAGATCAGTCATCTGACCCAAGCATCTTTCACACTGGTCTCTGGCCATCAGTCATTATTGTTAAAGgagtcatcagatgcccattttccacaagttgatatgattctttagggtgtataatatacaaaaattctccatggttgtgtaaaacaacaacctttttaccttgtcaaaatgagctctgcaaaaatgataccattctgaggggattgctcctttaaatgcaaatgagctctgctcgccccgcccctctcttccctGCTGTgaagtgacgagcctgtttactttagctaaacttgctaactagcacattattaggaaaggcgataaagattcttaaaaaacaccttatactcacttctgctgtaagtgaagctggatcacgaatgatttgtgcggacatagacggatatatgtagatcaggagccgcattcccttcacaaataaACGTAATCCGCTGCATCTTAAGCAGcttagatgtcgggagtaaatgatgaccatgACAATGTTCATTGTTACATCCAGCAAAACAACACCTcaaatcgctcaatcagagatattcttgtctaacttacatccctgctcaggcatcgaaacaatggtgctcggactgttacagcagatctgaggtaagacggtcatgtcaatcaactatcgtaggAGTGgtctctgtcggtgtgacgtccgAGAaaggctcgatttgaaaaaggggatattattttttacagattacttaaaaaccactgcatggacttttattattatagggtagatttgcacatacactgccaacacacattagtgttcaaacaacatgaaaaagtgtacttcttgtatccgatgacccctttaagctctGACCTGGTTATGATCAGATATGTTGGTTTAGCTTGTCAGTATGATTGAAATGTatccatttatttgtaaaataaatctcTACTGAAAACAAAAGTAGTTTTCCCGTGGCTCCCTGTAGTGGACTGCAGTTGTCCTCTAGATGGGGCATTTTTGCTCAGCCAATGCAAGACTACAgaaagtttttgatttttaataattaatgctatgataatgattataatgattatcaagccaacataataaaataaacgtcTCTGGCTATTGTTGTAACCTCGGTTCTCTGAGAACGGGAATGAGACATTGTGAGAATCATTGTGGGAACTCATCCCCTTCTCCAATTTCCTGAAAAATTATAGGATACAGccagttcttaaaaaaaaacaaaaacaaaaaaaacaaaaaaaaaaagtagtaaaacGCCATCCAAAAGCCAGAGGGCGCTCTCGCCAAATTTGCCCAGCAGAAGAAAGGTAATGGAAATCCCTACAACCGtagctgaataaacagaagactgaactgttttcatttattcaacATAACTAATAAAAAGATTACTACAACAATGGTTTGCCAAAATCTTCACCGGGGGAAATGTTGGGAAAGTCTGGCTCCCGGCCAGCGCAACGTCAAAGCATCCCCTATCAGTGGGAAGAGAGAGAGCGAAAAGAACACTGGGCAGTGtgtgttctttttaaaaaaaaaataaaaaataaaaaaataaaataaaatcacaaacaGATCCACTTTCACCTTTCTAAAGTGGTCCCAAATCATCTGAACCAAGCAGGGATGCAGCCTCCACTCTCCGTGAGGAATTCCATTCCTCAAAGGCATGTGCGCTCCATAAGTAGTTTAGGAGACCGGGAATATACACCGCTCTGATGGAGAATTAGTTACAATCTGCCCACAACAGAAGGCTCACTGCCTACTTGAAAAGGGCTCTGGACCGCATGCCATCCTGGCAATATATGTACGAAACTGCAGACATGCTGTCAGTGCTAATCAGCACATATCACTGCTCCAACTGTGGCAGAAAGGCCATTACAGCTAAGGAGACCACCCTCAGTTCCAAGCGGTTTATGTGCCAAAATTCCCAGATATGTTATAGACTGATTCTGGGGGAACATGCTCTTTTGCCTTACAGACTCCAGATAGCAAGCAGCATATCCGTATGACTGATAAGCAAGTAAGTATGATCAGCCAGTCGTCCAGATAATTTAGAATGCTTATACCGTTCACTCTCGAGGGGAAAGTTTTGCATCTATGCATATGTGCCCTCGAATGAGAATCTCAGGAAGCATTTGTGGGGCGTCACAATATGAATATGGAAGTATGTATCATTCAGATCTACAAATGCAATCCAGTTGGTGAATGGGCCTCAGGTCCAGAATCACACAGTGTACCCCATTTATCTTGGGCACCACAAAATTGAGGCTGTAAACCCCACTCTCAAGCTTCCTCTGAGGGAGTCGCTTTATCATTCCTTTTACAAGCAGACTGTGAACTTCCTGTCTCAACATTTGAGGCAATGTTAGTGTCAAAGTCATGTCATTGAAACAGGGTGGTCTGTGTCACCTAGCTGGGCAAAATAGCTTGCTGGCGGGGAAATGGCTTGTGGAGGATAACACCAGGAGGCCATAAGAGACAGAGACAGCGGCTCTGCTCAGAAGCAGAGTGAGTAACGCTGCATCGAAAGAATGAGGAGGAAACAGCTCTTTTTGAGAGAACACTTGTGTTGTTATTGCGTAAACTGAGTTTTACGACTGCAGGAGCAAGGGGAAAATAATGCAGGCTACGATGCTTGGGGCCGGGAATCCAGTGAGCTCCCTCCTCATCTTGGCAAGTCCGTCAGGATGAATGCTTTGCAGCTGAGGACGGTGGATGGAATGCATGCGGGGGCATGACGTGACTCACCGCCTGCACTCGACGGGTGAACTGCTAAAATTGACGCAACGGTGGTGCGGGTGTGAGTTAGACGGGTGACAGGCACGGGTATTTGATCTTTGGACTCAATTTGGTCTGTTTTTGATGGAAATACTGATAAATTATAACACATTTACATGTGTTTAGCATCAAGAGGATCGTTATGCATCACTCAGactattatgagaataaaatggAAACAATTAATGGTTTAGTTTGGTAAAACTGAACATCATAAATGGGGGCTATCTTGCCCCACCATTGGAGCAAAATGACTCCTTATCCGGGGCAAGAAGCCCTGGGGGTGTCTGActtttacagaacattttatcttttatttaatttaacattttaactaaattaatcctaatcattttatttttggaaaatataactaaattggtaaaactgcattttgacaattaaattaactgaaattaaatgttttataataactaAAGTACAGACGCACAGTTTGAGAGAGGTGTCTGAAAAGCAATTACACTCATCAAATGAACctgaaaacatcacaacatAACAATTACAATGCAGCGacgtatattattattaattattcttattcttaaaGGAGTATGTACTTAAGGCAAAGAATTAATGTGAACTTCAACGAGCGCTTGTTTCCAACAAACTTTTTCCGTATGACACACTAAGCTTGGTGGCCAGTTCTTGCACTCTGTTATGAAGTCTTTAGTCACAAAAAGAGAAAAGGGGCCAGTCTCTATTCTGGTCCTTCCCAACAAAACTACTGAGAGCTTATAGATTAGACATAAAGGACTGCCATATAGGTGTGGGCCACATGACGACatctaacaaaaaaattaagttactACAAGGTCAACCGATATAGCACCAAAGGCCAATATATTGGCATTTCTATCGGCACCGGTCAATACATTTGTTTTACTCAGCTGATGGGTCAGAaacaggacttttattttgacagcctTGAGAACACCAGTGCCTTAGTGTCAGAGCTCCTATTCTTTgtctaaattattttgttttctctaTTTAAAGGGGtaatcggatgcaaagttcacttttacatgttgtttgaacattaatgtgtgttggcagtgtatgtacaaagctaccctaaaatgatcaaaatccatgcagtggtttttaattaatctgtaaaaatctaTGTAAATGTATCTCTTTTTTCCAaatcgttgtggcgtcacacccacagaggccgctgccacgatagctgattgacatgaacgtcttaccttagatcagttgtaacagtctgccctcttttttcaatgccggagcagggatgcaagttagacaagaatatctccgattgagcgattgaggtgttgtgttgtgggatgtaataatgaacgtagtggtcgtcatttatgcccgacatctgagccgctgaagatgcagtggattacatttgtttgtgaagggaatgcacctcccgatctacatatatccgtctctgttcgcgcgaatcattcatgattcgGCTTCACTTAccgcagaagtgagtataaggtttttttttttttttggtttgtttttttttgtttttttaaatgaatctttgcgatcgtctttcctaataatgtgctagttagcaaatttagcagctaaacgcggctaaagtaaacaggcttgtctctccacagagagaagagaggggtggggcgagcagagctcatttgcaaaatgaaattatttttgcagagctcattttgacaaggtaaaaagggtgttgttttacactaccagtgagaatttttaactaaagtatattatagacttttcattaagaccctaaagaatgatatcagcttgtggaaaatgggcatccgatgacccctttaacatttctaataaattatGAGACATAAACTGTTAAAAGGTAAATTAAGTATACAAAAGTATATGAAATGGTTTTTATAGCATTTACTACTCTAATAGCAGTAAGCTAAAAAGggtaaaataatactttatcaTCTGCTGTCAGCATTTAGCTAAtgcacatttatataatttaaacaagTCTTTGAATATCtaagaaacatttcatttttttaaacatacaaatttGCAAGTTTTGGTGAATCAAACTGAAATCTTAATCTTCTTTTAATCTGTGATTTCAAACTATGCTGCACTACAGTTGGCTATGTTATATTCACTGTGTACTCTAAGTAAAATTAGTGGTACCATTTCTTTacttggggggaaaaaacaaacaaacaaaccatgaTTCCCACTGCAGACAGATTTACCAGATTACTGTGTGTAATGTttgtgtttagtttagtttaattcaTACTCaacttattacatttcattatttgtgaaaaataCTATAGTAGGAATACAGAATCAAGAAGTTGCTATTTAAAGTATGAATctgtttatattaatttatcaaGTTACATTTTTTCCTTCAACTGcaaataatttcaactttagTAAATATGTACAATAAATCTCAATGAAATGCTCATACTCTGCATTCAGATCACCTGTGAGGTCATCCACTAAATTATTTACCACAATGGAATAGACCCCAATGTGATCAATTTGAATTTGCTCAGTGACACAGTTTTTGTGGAATCAAATCAAACAGAGAAAGTGTCTAGAGATGAAAGCCCTTTCTCTCTGTGgcaggagttttttttttttttctttcaagcaGAGAGAAAGCAAAAAGAGAACTCTGCCAGGTGCAAGTCACAGTGGCAAAGAAAACAGACAGGAAGCCAGGAAGGCAACAAAGAGAGTAGCATATAACAACTGCATCTGAATTAATTACTATGCTGTATTACTAGGCCATGCTATGCTTCTCCATGAACACAAGCATCAAGCCGAAAGCATGggttaaaatgcagctttaaaaaaCTTGTTAAATTGTAAAGGAGGCAAAATACTACATATGGAAAACAGCCATTTGGCATCCAGGATAACTTTAAGAATGGTATCCTAATAAGTGGGAAAGTGGgggaaacagaaaaaaaaaaaaaaaaaaacagttgcatCAAATTAGATGTCAACAAGAGTAAGTTGACACACACCCTCAAAGGGTGTGTGTCACGaggtaaaacaaaacagaccaaATCACATACTTTCAtgttaatgtaaataaacagtttGTGCCAGCCACAACACATTTGATGCCATGAATTACTgccttaaaataaatcatttcaaaatttgatttttgtttacttttataaaaaataaataaataaataaatagtgtgtTTGTGCTAAATAATCACAGTAGTCTGGTTTTGGTTGAAGCACAGGAAAGCCACAGTTAAGCACAGGAAAAAGAACAACACATCATCAGTCCAGGCAAAcacgagtaaaaatgcatcattgtaccaaaaaaaaacaacaaaaaaaaaaaaaacaaccaccaCCAAGTAATGCATCTGtgatgtgacttttttttctcaaatatacCTTTATCAAATTTTTGCCCAACTGAAATGTTTAATACTATCTAAAAGACATGGAAACAACTAAAACTGTAGTTACCTTACCTTCATGTACTTGtcctttttcatatttattggTTTGCTACTCATTTCAGGACTTCTCTCAATGCTCCCATCAgttgtgcttttattttctttccctACAACTGATATAAcgcaaacaaagaaagaaagttgAGTTGAGAGTAGAGGAAAGCACCACATAGCAGGTGCACAGTGACACAGCTGAGCAGCAGATAAGAGTGtttcttaaaatgtttattcaaccatgtaacattttaaaagcatgcttttaaaacatttttttaactatttctCAACTAACACAAAGGATATTCCTTGCTTTtaagtataaaaatgtaaagaatttCATCTTATCACAGTTTAGCAGGGACCTAGATTTCATTGCATAGCCAGAGAGTACAATTTGATACAGCTTCTGGGGTGTacattttcatctaaaatacAGCTTTTACATTTTAGCACTTCCTACATATGCCAGTCCTAGCTTTGTGAATTATAAACTCAGCTGTGCTTAGGGATAAGCAAGgtccaatttaaataaaataaaataaaattcacatactttttaaaCCCATTTGTTTCTTTTCAATGCCATTTTTGGGGTCAGGGTCAGTTTCAAGACAGTTCTGTATCTGTAGCTTCACATTAACCGCTGAAGATGACACTGGAGAAGTAGCCATTGATGTCTTTTCATTAGCAGGGCTGAGTTCAGTTGAGGTTTTACGCTTCTTCCCTTCAAAAAGAACAGCAGAGCTCAGCCTAGTTTGTGTCCTCTGTTTCTTTGCCGATGTCTCAAGTtttatttcttcaaatctgGGCAATTCACACATCTTCACAGACAAACATTCAGGCCTTGATTCGTGCATCTCAGGAGCAAGGTCTGATAAATCAACCAAGTCCTTAATGttgattttttcatgttttcgcTTTTTACCACATAATCTCTTGCCCTTCCTCTTTTTTGAGTCCTCCAGGTCAAAAGCGGGCATGTGCAATTTTTCTGAGGTTGaaccaaataaaacaacccTTCGTTTAAGGGCATTGTTGGCTGGTGAGAAGTAGTCTTCAAACATCTCACCATCCACAAGATCTCTACTAGGAAGATCACCAACTGAGTCAACAGAATGCAGTGCTGCAGAAGTTTGACACTGAAATTTATGAACAGGCTTGGGAGTTACTGATCCATCACTTTCAATTTCTGTAAAACAACGGTCTAATGAAGACGGCTTCTTGGAATATAAACGTGTGGAGTTGGTCTGGAGTTCTTTGGACTGCTGtatagttttgttgtttttgtgttttgtttttgtcaggCTTTCAGGCAAGGAACTTCTAGGTCTTTCAGGGCTGCTAGATAACTTAACAGATATTCcactgttttcagtttgtagTTTGAGGTGTGAGCGTTGTTTTCTTTCTGAACAGGgtttattaatgtaactttCCAAAGTGGACTGTTTCTTTTCTCCAGTGTTGTTCACTAAAGACCGTCTTGATCTGGAAGACATAGGTGAGACTTTACtatttgtttcaatgccggccAGACTGCACATAACTAAGGCAGTGTCTGATTCAGgtggtgtttgtttttttggtttattagtcatgttcattattaactttttatgaCAATTATGTTTTCCTTGTTCATCTGTTTTCTCTGAAGAATGATAGTGAGAGGTTGTAAAGCAATCCAAAGGTTCTTCCTctgtaaaagtaaaagtttaaCACTTTTAGTTCTACGTAATGCAAAACATTTACTATGGCAATTATCCtactactgaagaaaaaaaaaaaaaaaaaaaagaagacttaTGTTTCATCAAACCTAGGTGCTGCAAGAAAGACAGATTTGGTGATGCCCCAAGAGAAGGTCTTGAAGGCGAATCACATCCTGAGCCACTCTCCAGCATCTGTGAGGCTAAGGGACaagacaaaatgaaataaacaccTGAAAGAGAGGTTTATTTGTACAGTATGCACAGATGATCTGTAGGATGtgataattcatttatttttctcaatgtatttatttaaaaaaaaaaaaaacataataataataatttgagtaACATGAGCAAACTATTCACAACAGAGGGTGGCAATATTCTCCAGCATGGTGTAGGGTAAATTCCTGCACCCAAGAAAGAATAGGGGAAGTTTTGAAGAACCCCTTCCCCTTATTTGCAAAGCAGAAGTAAGATATTTTCTTTTCACCGGttctaataattaaaagaataataaagtgcagtaaact is from Labeo rohita strain BAU-BD-2019 chromosome 13, IGBB_LRoh.1.0, whole genome shotgun sequence and encodes:
- the mcph1 gene encoding microcephalin isoform X2, with protein sequence MTGKTTSTAFLKDVVAYVDVWSASRTEDYSDPFIQQLMDMGAEVSKTLNKQVTHVVFKHGRPSTWKKAQKMGVRIVSVHWVARCKESNERVNEDLFPAQNEDSKLHHLNKRTHRCMQPRDIPVKTPENDRRMKRKLDKMMEGLISSSPIVSDASPFVIDEENGVVYSPSLKRSDSMARRLREMRAQREHLSPTASQMLESGSGCDSPSRPSLGASPNLSFLQHLEEEPLDCFTTSHYHSSEKTDEQGKHNCHKKSRRSLVNNTGEKKQSTLESYINKPCSERKQRSHLKLQTENSGISVKLSSSPERPRSSLPESLTKTKHKNNKTIQQSKELQTNSTRLYSKKPSSLDRCFTEIESDGSVTPKPVHKFQCQTSAALHSVDSVGDLPSRDLVDGEMFEDYFSPANNALKRRVVLFGSTSEKLHMPAFDLEDSKKRKGKRLCGKKRKHEKINIKDLVDLSDLAPEMHESRPECLSVKMCELPRFEEIKLETSAKKQRTQTRLSSAVLFEGKKRKTSTELSPANEKTSMATSPVSSSAVNVKLQIQNCLETDPDPKNGIEKKQMGLKIVGKENKSTTDGSIERSPEMSSKPINMKKDKYMKKNRSLVMTSMPTEKQEIVFQLVRNLGGFTVVDNVCESTTHVVSGSPRRTLNILLGIARGCWILSFEWILWCLEHRQWVPEEPYELSDHFPAAPICRLQQHLSAGEHQQDLFQHQRPMFVSSHSQPPCSSLVELIQLCGGTVCRSVRQAGIFIGEYNGKKPEGSCSLSEQWILDCVTHLTLLPYENYVLE
- the mcph1 gene encoding microcephalin isoform X1; amino-acid sequence: MTGKTTSTAFLKDVVAYVDVWSASRTEDYSDPFIQQLMDMGAEVSKTLNKQVTHVVFKHGRPSTWKKAQKMGVRIVSVHWVARCKESNERVNEDLFPAQNEDSKLHHLNKRTHRCMQPRDIPVKTPENDRRMKRKLDKMMEGLISSSPIVSDASPFVIDEENGVVYSPSLKRSDSMARRLREMRAQREHLSPTASQMLESGSGCDSPSRPSLGASPNLSFLQHLEEEPLDCFTTSHYHSSEKTDEQGKHNCHKKLIMNMTNKPKKQTPPESDTALVMCSLAGIETNSKVSPMSSRSRRSLVNNTGEKKQSTLESYINKPCSERKQRSHLKLQTENSGISVKLSSSPERPRSSLPESLTKTKHKNNKTIQQSKELQTNSTRLYSKKPSSLDRCFTEIESDGSVTPKPVHKFQCQTSAALHSVDSVGDLPSRDLVDGEMFEDYFSPANNALKRRVVLFGSTSEKLHMPAFDLEDSKKRKGKRLCGKKRKHEKINIKDLVDLSDLAPEMHESRPECLSVKMCELPRFEEIKLETSAKKQRTQTRLSSAVLFEGKKRKTSTELSPANEKTSMATSPVSSSAVNVKLQIQNCLETDPDPKNGIEKKQMGLKIVGKENKSTTDGSIERSPEMSSKPINMKKDKYMKKNRSLVMTSMPTEKQEIVFQLVRNLGGFTVVDNVCESTTHVVSGSPRRTLNILLGIARGCWILSFEWILWCLEHRQWVPEEPYELSDHFPAAPICRLQQHLSAGEHQQDLFQHQRPMFVSSHSQPPCSSLVELIQLCGGTVCRSVRQAGIFIGEYNGKKPEGSCSLSEQWILDCVTHLTLLPYENYVLE